ACGTCGCAGGCGCTTGTTCCCGTTCCGGGGCCGCTGACGACCGGTGTCGACGTCATACGACCGACACCCGCTGTTCGCCGCCCCGATCCGACAGTGTGGCGCATCGGGCCCGATCGCACACGCGACTGTGACGTGTCAGCCAACTGTGACTTATGTCACCGGGCTAACCACTGGTGTTCACAGGACGGAAGGTTCGTCGTTACCGGCCTCCCGGATGGCCCGCCGCACCGGGACGAGGGCGAGCGCGACGCCGCCCACGACGAAGAAGGCGATCAACGACAGGATCGCCGGCCGGAACGACCCGGTGGCGTCGGCGACGGCCGCGAACACCAGCGGACCGAGCCACGACGTGCCCTTCTCGCCGATCTCGTAGAGCGCGAAGTACTCCGCCTCGTGGCCGGGGGGCACCATCTGGCTGAACAGCGAGCGGGTCAGCGCCAGCGTGCCGCCCAGGACGAGACCGATGCCGAACGCCACCGCGTAGAACTGCAGCTGCTGCCCGGCCGTGACGAAGTACGCGCCGGTCACGACCACCGTCCACGCCGCGAGGCTGCCCAGCACCGTCCGCTTCGCGCCGAACCGGGCGGCGAGCCGGCCGTGCACGACGGCGCCGGCGAACGCCACGAACTGCACGATCAGGATCGTCACGATGAGCACCTCGCGGGGGAGCAGCAGCTCGCGCTCCCCGTAGAGCCCCGCGATCTGCGCGACCGTCGTGATGCCGTCGGCGAAGACCAGGTAGCTGCCGAGGAACGCGAGCGTGAGCGGCACCCCGCGGGCGTGGCGCAGGGTGTCGGCGAGCTGGCGGAACCCCGCCGTCACCACCGCGGCGCCGCGCTCGGTGCCCTGCGGGGGCTGGTGGCGGCGCAGCCGCCGCAGCGGGATCAGCGTGAACGCCGCCCACCACAGCCCGGCGGTGAGGAAGCAGATCCGCACGGCGGCGGACTCCGAGAGCCCGACGAGGTCGCGCCCGAGGTAGATCGCCAGGTGCAGCAGCAGCGCGAGGCCGCCGCCGAGGTAGCCGAACGCCCAGCCGCGCGCGGAGAGCGCGTCGCGGCCGTCGGGGCCGGCCAGCTCGGGCAGGAACGCGTAGTAGACGACGATCGAGGCGCCGTACGCGGTGTTCGCGACGAGGAACAGCACGAACCCGAGCTGCCAGTCCGTGCCCGCGGTCAGCGCGAGCGCCGCGGTGGCGGCGGACCCGACGAACGCGGAGACGCCGAGCATCCGCCGCTTGTCCTGGGTGCGGTCGGCGATCGCGCCGGTGATCGGCAGCACGAGCACCTGCAGGACCGTGGCCAGCGAGACCAGGTACCCGAAGACCGAGCCCGCGGCGACGTCGAACCCGAGCAGGTCCACGTCGCAGTCGACCAGTGCGCTGTCGCCGGTGCAGGCCTGCCCGCGCGCGCGGGCGTCGGCCTCGGCGATCCCCGTCAGGTACAGCGACAGGAAGACCGTGATCACCGAGGTCTGGAAGACCTGGTTGGCCCAGTCGTAGAAGATCCAGCCGCGGCGCTCGCGCTCGTCCGCGCTCACCGCGGGGGTCACGCCGGCCGTCGTACGGGCAGCAGCGCCACCAGCCCCACGCCGAGCACCAGCAGGATGCCGAGGATGCCCGCGCGGTCGGAGGCGAACAGGTAGGTGAACAGGCCGACCAGCGTCGGCGCGAGGAACGACGCCGCACGGCCGGTGGTGGCGTAGAGGCCGAACAGCTCGCCCTCCTTCCCCGGCGGCGCGAGCCGGGCCAGGAACGTCCGCGACGAGGACTGCGCCGGACCGACGAACAGGCACAGCGCCAGCCCGAACACCCAGAACATCGCCGGCCCGGACACCACCAGCAGCACCACCCCGACGACCAGCATCCCGGCCAGCGACCCCACGATCACCGCCTTGGGCCCGACCCGGTCGTCGACGTACCCGGCCGCGAGCGCCCCCGCCGCGGCCACGACGTTGGCCGCCACCCCGAAGATGAGCACGTCGTCCTCGGCGATGCCGTAGACGGTCACCGCGAGCACCGCGCCGAAGGTGAACACCGCGGCCAGCCCGTCGCGGAACAGGGCGCTGGCCCCGAGGAAGTACAGCGTGTGCGGGCTGTCCCGGTAGAGCGCCCGCAGGTCGGCGAACAGCGCCCGGTAGGAGGCGAGGACGCCGAGCCGGGCCTCCGCGGCGCGGGTCGGCGGCACCTCGGGCACCAGCAGCAGCATCGGGATCGCGAACACCAGGAACCAGGCCGCCGCCACCAGGGCCACGAGCCGGATGTGGAACCCGTTCTCCGTCGGGACGCCGAGCACCCCGCCGCCGCCGACGATGAACCCGACGTAGACGACGAGCAGCAGCACGATCCCGCCGAGGTAGCCCATCGCCCAGCCGAAGCCGGACACCCGGCCCACCGTCGCGGGCGTCGAGACCTGGGAGAGCACGGCGTTGTAGGACACCGACGCGAGCTCGAAGAAGATCGACCCCAACCCGAGCAGCACGAGCCCGAGCGCGAGGAACTGGTAGCTGTCCTGCACCAGGAACAGCCCGGCCATGGTGGCGATCGTCAGCGCCGTCCAGATCGCGACGGCCCGCTTGCGCCGCCCGGCCGCGTCGGCCCGCCGCGCGATCACCGGTGCCATCAGCGCGATGAGCAGCCCCGACGCGCCGATCGAGTAGCCGAGCCAGCTGTTCGCGCTGACGTCCCCCGGCAGGTCGGCCCCGACCGAGTCGGTGAGGTAGACGGAGAAGACGAAGGTGAGGATCACCGCGTTGTAGGCCGCGGATCCCCAGTCCCACAGCCCCCACGCCAGTACCTGGCCGCGGGTGACGGTCGGGGCGCCCACGGGCACGTCGGTACTCACCGGCGGAGGGTAGCGGCCGGACGCGGTGCGCGGCCCCGCCCGACGCGTCAGGTCCAGGCGCCGCGGTCCCGCAGGACGTCGCGGAGCAGGTCGGGGCGGTCCGACAGCAGCCCGTCGACGCCCATGTCGAGCAGCTCGGTCATCTCCGCGGGATCGTCGACGGTCCACACGTGCACCTCGCGGCCGGCGGCGTGGGCGGTGCGCACCAGCTGCTCGTCGACGACGGTGAGCGGGCCGAAGCGGCGCGGCAGCTGCGCGAGCTGCCCGGTGAAGGGCAGGGCCGGCAGGCTCGACAGCGGGGCGGGCAGGGCGTCGGTCCACGCCCGGGTGCGCAGGCCCAGCGCCGAGGTCTGCCCCATCGACGTGCACAGCCGCGGGCCGGCCGCGCGCCGCGCCCGCTGCAGCCACCGCTCGTCGTAGGCGCCGAGGCAGACCCGGTCCCAGGCGTCGAGGCGCTCCAGCACGGGCAGCGTCACGTCGACGGCGGCGGCGGACTTCATCTCGATCGTGCAGCGCGTGCCGGGCAGCGCGGCGAGGACGTCGGCCAGCAGCGGCACGGGTTCGGTTCCGCCGACGCGGATCCCGGCGATCTCGCGGGAGTCGAGCGCGGAGATGCGCCCGGAGCCGTCGGTGGTGCGGTCCAGGGTGGGGTCGTGGTGCACGACGGCGACCGCGTCGGCCGAGGCGTGCACGTCGAACTCGAGGTAGGAGAAGCCCTCGTCGACGGCCCGGGTGAAGCCGGCCAGCGTGTTCTCCTGGCCCCCGCCGACGTGCCAGCCGCGGTGGGCGTAGGCGCGGGGGTAGGGGCCGTCCAGGTAGGGGTGTCCCATGATCAGGAGCGTAGCCGGGGCAGGCGCTGGGGATCGCGCAGCAGCGGGGCCATGAGATCGCCGTGCTCGGCGATCCGCGCGGGCAGGTCGGTGTGCAGGAACGTCAGGTCCGCGGGCGTGCGGCACGCGCGCACCTCGTCCCAGGTCAGCGGTGTGGCGACGGTCGGCCGGGCCCGGCCGCGCAGGGAGTAGCTCCCGATCGTCGTCTTGTGCGGGTTGTTCTGGCTCCAGTCGACGAAGATCCGCCCGCGCCGCCGCGCCTTCGCCATGACGGCGGTGACCCGCTTCGGGTCGTCGCCAGCGAGGTCCTCGGCGATCGCCTTCGCGAACTCGGAGGTCTGCTCGGGGCGCGTGACAACGACCGGCAGGTACAGCTGCATCCCCTTGCCGCCGCTGGTCCGCGGGTAGGCGACCAGGCCGTCGTCGGCGATGCGCTCGGCGATGCGCAGCGCCACCCGGGCGCAGTCGACGACGGTGGTGCCGTCGCCGGGGTCGAGGTCGAACACGACGAGGTCCGGCGGGTGCCGCCCGTCGCGCGGGCCCAGGCGCCACTGCGGGACGTGCAGCTCCAGCGCGGCGAGGTTGGCCGCCCAGGCGAGGCCCTGCTCGTCGTCGATGACGGGGAAGTCGGCGCTCTCCGACCGCCCGCCGGGGGTGCCGACCCGGGCGGTGCGGATCCAGGACGGGGCGTGCCGCGAGACGTCCTTCTCGAAGAACGAGCCGCGCTCGACGCCGTCGGGCCAGCGGACCATCGTGACCGGGCGGTCGCGCAGGTGCGGCAGCATCACCTCGGCTACGGCCAGGTAGTGCTCCAGCACCTCGGCCTTGGTGGTGCCGGTCATCGGGTAGAGGACCTTGTCCGGGTTGGTCAGCCGGGCCTTCCCGACGGGCGCGCGCCGCACCGGCGGCACGGGACGGGGCGCTGCCGGCCTCCCCGGCCCGGTGGCGACCTCCACCCAGTCCCCGCTCGGGCCGGGCGCGTACACCGACCCGCCGGCCTTGGCGATCACCGACGGCAGCCCCTGCGCGGCCACCGCCGTGACCACCTCCGCGCCCGCCCCGGGGAAGACCGGTGCCGGCCGCCAGTGCGCGCCCGCCAGCGGCAGGGCGTCGAGCAGGGCACGGCGCTCCCGGAACGGCAGCGCCGCGGTGTCGCGGCCGTCGAGGTGCAGGAGGTCGCCGATCCACAGGTCGGCGGTGTCGGGGGCCAGCTCGCCGTCGAACAGCGCGCGGGTGGCCGACAGGGAGGGGCCCAGGCCGCGCAGGTGGGGGAGTGTCGCGGTGAGGTCCTCGCCGTCGGCGTCGGCGACCGTGGCGCGGCCCCCGTCGACCCGGACGATCACCCGGCGCCCGCCGAAGCCGACCTGCAGCCACCAGTCGTCACCCTCGGGCAGCGGCCCGGGCGTCGGCTCCATCGGGCGGGCGTCGCGGGGGAGGGGCTCGTGGCCCGCGGGCGTGGGGTCCGAGCGGCGCAGCAGCCAGTCGTCCTCCCCCCGTCCGGTGCGGATGAACAGGTAGCGGCCCCGCGCGCGCTCGCCGTGGAACACCACCGCCACCTCGCGGTGGTGCCACTTCTCGGTCTCGTAGGTGCCGGTGTCCCAGATGGTCATCGAGCCCGCGCCGTACTCGCCCGCCGGGATCTCCCCGTGGAAGTCGAGGTACTCCATCGGGTGGTCCTCGGTGCGCACGGCGAGGCGCACCGTCTCGTTGTCGGTGGGTAGGCCCTTGGGCACCGCCCACGACGCGAGGACGCCGTCGTGCTCGAGCCGGACGTCCCAGTGCAGTCGCCGCGCGTGGTGCTCCTGGATGACGAACCGGGTGCCCGGGCCCGTGACCTGCGGATCCGTCTCCGGAACCGGCTCCGGCGTGCGTGCGGCATCGCGCTTGCGGCGGTACTCGTCGAGCGGCACCCGCACAGACTATTGCGCGCGTCACTGCACGGGTGCGAACATAGCCTGGCCTAAACAAAGGAGTGGCTGTGTACGTGTGCATGTGCTTCGCCGTGTGCGACCGGACCATCCGTTCGTGCATCGCGCGGGGCGCGCGCACCGTCGAGGAGGTCGGCGAGATCACCGAGGCCGGCACCGGCTGCGGCGGCTGCCAGGGCCACATCGACACCCTGCTCACGGCCACCCTGGCGCCATCGGTACTCGACGACCTGCCCGCCACCGGCTGAGGCGGCACTTACCGCCGATCAGGCGATCCTGCCTCGTTCGTGTCCGGAACGGGCCGTTAACGTCCGCGTCGACCCTTTCCCCCGACGCGAGGACACGACACCGATGCGTGGCGACCCCGAGATCATCGAGCTGCTCAACGCGCAGCTGACCAGCGAGCTCACGGCGATCAACCAGTACTTCCTGCACGCGAAGATGCAGCAGAACTGGGGACTCACGAAGCTCGCGGCCTACACGCGCGACGAGTCCATCGACGAGATGAAGCACGCGGAGAAGATCACCGACCGCATCCTGTTCCTCGAGGGCCTGCCGAACTACCAGCGGCTGGGCACGCTGCGGATCGGGCAGACCGTCAAGGAGCAGCTGGAGTCCGACCTCGCGATCGAGATCGCGGTCGTCGAGCGGCTGCGTCCCGGCGTCCAGATGTGCCGGTCGAAGGGCGACCACACCTCCGCGATCCTGCTCGAGGAGATCCTCGCCGACGAGGAGCACCACATCGACTACATCGAGACCAACCTCGAGCTGATCGACAAGCTCGGCGAGCAGCTGTACCTGGCCCAGCTCGTCGACCAGCCCCCGAACCCGGGCTGATCGGTCAGTCGGCGCAGGCCGGCTCCACCGCCCCCGCCTCCTGGTAGGACTCCGGCAGCCCGGTCACGCCGAGCTGCTGGAGCAGGGTGGCGGCGTAGGACAGGTTGCGGGTGGCGTCGCCGAAGCGGGCGACGCCCTGCGAGTACGCGTCGGCCGTGAGCGGGTCCGACGCCTCGACGATCCCCTGCCCCTCGACGAGCGACGCCCGGGCCTGCGTGAACTCGTCGATGACCAGCCCGAAGCCCGAGGCGATCGCCGGGGTCGGCGCGTTGTCGCGCAGGTAGGTGTAGTCGATCAGGGCGATGTCGATCGTCGCGATCGTGCGCGAGACCCCGGCGAGGTACTCCTGCCGGGCGACCGTCGGGTCCCCGGTGACCGTCGTCGTGCCCGTCGACTCGCTGATGTCGACGAGCAGGTCACCGCTCTCGCACAGCCGCCGTACGTACTGGGCCTCCGGGCCGTCCGGGTCGACGTCGGAGACGACCGCGGGCGTCGTGGTCGGCGGGGTGTCGACGACCGGGCCGGTGGCGGCGCGGTCGGCCACCGCCAGCGCCGTGGCCCCGGCCAACAGGACGACCCCGACGGCGGTCCCCGCCACCAGCAGCGCCCGGCGCCGTCCGGGACGCGGGGGGCGGGGCGGGAGCGGCATCGGCGGGGGAGCGCTCGCCCCGCGCAGCCACATAGCGACCTGTGGGGCCGTCGGACGGCGGGCGGGGTCCTTCGCCAGGCAGCGGCGGGCGATGTCGGCCGCGGCCGGCGGCATCCCGCGCAGGTCGGGCTCGGACTCCAGCACCCGGTAGAGCACCGCCGCCGAGCTCCCGGCCGCGAACGGGCCGCGCCCGGTGGCGGCGAAGCACAGCGTGGCGCCCATCGAGAACACGTCGCTCGCCGGTCCGGGCGGGCCGGTGCCGGCCACCTGCTCGGGCGACATGTACTCCGGCGTGCCGATCATCTCCCCGGTGCCGGTCAGCGGCGTCGCGTCGGAGGTGTGGGCGATCCCGAAGTCGATGACCTTCGCGCCGTCGGCGGCCAGCAGGACGTTGGCCGGCTTGAGGTCGCGGTGCACCAGCCCGGCCGCGTGGATCGCGCTCAGCGCCTCGGCGAGCCCCAGCGTCAGCCGGTGCAGCGAGCGCTCGTCGAGCGGGCCGTGGGTCAGCACCACCTCGCGCAGCGGCGGCCCCTCGACGAACTGGGTGGCCAGCCAGGGCGGCTCGCCCTCGGGGTCGGCGTCCAGGACCCGGGCGGTGAACATGCCGGCGACGGCGGTGGCCGCCGAGACCTCGCGGCGGAACCGGTGCCGGAACCCCGTGTCGCCGGCCAGGTCGTCGCGGATGACCTTCACGGCGGCCTGCTGGCCCTCCGGGGTGCGGCCCAGGTACACCCGGCCCATCCCGCCCTCGCCGAGGCGGCCGAGCAGGCGGTACCGCCCGACGCTGTCCGGGTCACCGGCCTGGAGGGGGTCCACGGGGCCAGCCTACTGAGCCGTCCGGCCCTGTCCGCCGTACGACTACGCAGGCGCGGGAGTGTCATAACGGGGGCCGGGGTGCGCCCCGAGGTGCGGGGGCGGGGGTTCGAAGATACGTTCGAGCCATGACTGACAAGAACGATGTCCCGGCCACGGCGGAGAAGGATCCCGACGACTGGACGACCGGCGACGAGCCCATGACGGGCGCGCAGAAGTCCTACCTCCAGACGCTGGCCACCGAGGCCGGCGAGCAGGTGCCGGACGACCTGTCCAAGGCCGACGCGTCGAAGCGGATCGACGAGCTGCAGGCCCAGACCGGCCGGGGTCAGTGACCCGCTCCTAACGATCCGATAATCGAGGTTATGACAGTTCGATCCGGCAGGGCCCGTCGAGCGGGCCTCCCCGGGCCGGGTCAGTCGTAGTCGCGCCAGATCTCCGAGACCCCGGCGGCCGGTACGGCGCCGGGGTCCGTGCGTCCCTCGACCGTCACCATCACCGCGCCCGACGGCATCTCCAGCACGACGCGCCGGTTGTTGGGCACGTCGGCCTGCAGGACGCCGCGCGGCATGACGTTGCCGTGGTCGTCGAGCGCCGTGATGAGCACGTGGCTGCCGCCCCAGGTGGATCCGAACGTGACCCAGGCGCGCTTGACGACGGCCGACGACCGGCCCGCCTCCACCATGGCGGTGGCGCGGAACGAG
This sequence is a window from Pseudonocardia petroleophila. Protein-coding genes within it:
- the ligD gene encoding non-homologous end-joining DNA ligase → MPLDEYRRKRDAARTPEPVPETDPQVTGPGTRFVIQEHHARRLHWDVRLEHDGVLASWAVPKGLPTDNETVRLAVRTEDHPMEYLDFHGEIPAGEYGAGSMTIWDTGTYETEKWHHREVAVVFHGERARGRYLFIRTGRGEDDWLLRRSDPTPAGHEPLPRDARPMEPTPGPLPEGDDWWLQVGFGGRRVIVRVDGGRATVADADGEDLTATLPHLRGLGPSLSATRALFDGELAPDTADLWIGDLLHLDGRDTAALPFRERRALLDALPLAGAHWRPAPVFPGAGAEVVTAVAAQGLPSVIAKAGGSVYAPGPSGDWVEVATGPGRPAAPRPVPPVRRAPVGKARLTNPDKVLYPMTGTTKAEVLEHYLAVAEVMLPHLRDRPVTMVRWPDGVERGSFFEKDVSRHAPSWIRTARVGTPGGRSESADFPVIDDEQGLAWAANLAALELHVPQWRLGPRDGRHPPDLVVFDLDPGDGTTVVDCARVALRIAERIADDGLVAYPRTSGGKGMQLYLPVVVTRPEQTSEFAKAIAEDLAGDDPKRVTAVMAKARRRGRIFVDWSQNNPHKTTIGSYSLRGRARPTVATPLTWDEVRACRTPADLTFLHTDLPARIAEHGDLMAPLLRDPQRLPRLRS
- a CDS encoding (2Fe-2S)-binding protein; translated protein: MYVCMCFAVCDRTIRSCIARGARTVEEVGEITEAGTGCGGCQGHIDTLLTATLAPSVLDDLPATG
- a CDS encoding MFS transporter, with amino-acid sequence MSTDVPVGAPTVTRGQVLAWGLWDWGSAAYNAVILTFVFSVYLTDSVGADLPGDVSANSWLGYSIGASGLLIALMAPVIARRADAAGRRKRAVAIWTALTIATMAGLFLVQDSYQFLALGLVLLGLGSIFFELASVSYNAVLSQVSTPATVGRVSGFGWAMGYLGGIVLLLVVYVGFIVGGGGVLGVPTENGFHIRLVALVAAAWFLVFAIPMLLLVPEVPPTRAAEARLGVLASYRALFADLRALYRDSPHTLYFLGASALFRDGLAAVFTFGAVLAVTVYGIAEDDVLIFGVAANVVAAAGALAAGYVDDRVGPKAVIVGSLAGMLVVGVVLLVVSGPAMFWVFGLALCLFVGPAQSSSRTFLARLAPPGKEGELFGLYATTGRAASFLAPTLVGLFTYLFASDRAGILGILLVLGVGLVALLPVRRPA
- a CDS encoding serine/threonine-protein kinase, with amino-acid sequence MDPLQAGDPDSVGRYRLLGRLGEGGMGRVYLGRTPEGQQAAVKVIRDDLAGDTGFRHRFRREVSAATAVAGMFTARVLDADPEGEPPWLATQFVEGPPLREVVLTHGPLDERSLHRLTLGLAEALSAIHAAGLVHRDLKPANVLLAADGAKVIDFGIAHTSDATPLTGTGEMIGTPEYMSPEQVAGTGPPGPASDVFSMGATLCFAATGRGPFAAGSSAAVLYRVLESEPDLRGMPPAAADIARRCLAKDPARRPTAPQVAMWLRGASAPPPMPLPPRPPRPGRRRALLVAGTAVGVVLLAGATALAVADRAATGPVVDTPPTTTPAVVSDVDPDGPEAQYVRRLCESGDLLVDISESTGTTTVTGDPTVARQEYLAGVSRTIATIDIALIDYTYLRDNAPTPAIASGFGLVIDEFTQARASLVEGQGIVEASDPLTADAYSQGVARFGDATRNLSYAATLLQQLGVTGLPESYQEAGAVEPACAD
- the bfr gene encoding bacterioferritin; the protein is MRGDPEIIELLNAQLTSELTAINQYFLHAKMQQNWGLTKLAAYTRDESIDEMKHAEKITDRILFLEGLPNYQRLGTLRIGQTVKEQLESDLAIEIAVVERLRPGVQMCRSKGDHTSAILLEEILADEEHHIDYIETNLELIDKLGEQLYLAQLVDQPPNPG
- a CDS encoding DUF3072 domain-containing protein, giving the protein MTDKNDVPATAEKDPDDWTTGDEPMTGAQKSYLQTLATEAGEQVPDDLSKADASKRIDELQAQTGRGQ
- a CDS encoding glycerophosphodiester phosphodiesterase family protein, with amino-acid sequence MGHPYLDGPYPRAYAHRGWHVGGGQENTLAGFTRAVDEGFSYLEFDVHASADAVAVVHHDPTLDRTTDGSGRISALDSREIAGIRVGGTEPVPLLADVLAALPGTRCTIEMKSAAAVDVTLPVLERLDAWDRVCLGAYDERWLQRARRAAGPRLCTSMGQTSALGLRTRAWTDALPAPLSSLPALPFTGQLAQLPRRFGPLTVVDEQLVRTAHAAGREVHVWTVDDPAEMTELLDMGVDGLLSDRPDLLRDVLRDRGAWT
- a CDS encoding MFS transporter, with the protein product MTPAVSADERERRGWIFYDWANQVFQTSVITVFLSLYLTGIAEADARARGQACTGDSALVDCDVDLLGFDVAAGSVFGYLVSLATVLQVLVLPITGAIADRTQDKRRMLGVSAFVGSAATAALALTAGTDWQLGFVLFLVANTAYGASIVVYYAFLPELAGPDGRDALSARGWAFGYLGGGLALLLHLAIYLGRDLVGLSESAAVRICFLTAGLWWAAFTLIPLRRLRRHQPPQGTERGAAVVTAGFRQLADTLRHARGVPLTLAFLGSYLVFADGITTVAQIAGLYGERELLLPREVLIVTILIVQFVAFAGAVVHGRLAARFGAKRTVLGSLAAWTVVVTGAYFVTAGQQLQFYAVAFGIGLVLGGTLALTRSLFSQMVPPGHEAEYFALYEIGEKGTSWLGPLVFAAVADATGSFRPAILSLIAFFVVGGVALALVPVRRAIREAGNDEPSVL